Proteins encoded by one window of Sorex araneus isolate mSorAra2 chromosome 3, mSorAra2.pri, whole genome shotgun sequence:
- the OXA1L gene encoding mitochondrial inner membrane protein OXA1L, whose translation MAMGLMCGRRELVRLLRPQGQFHRVAGLSHWPQQPPGLGLLLPAGQSRGRPHHGLLAALGPRCLSTSVVAFAEAQIQAPPVIPAAPSPSAVPEVASGDTADVIQAAAEQTFAELGLGSYTPVGLIQNLLEAMHVNLGLPWWGAIAACTVLARCLVFPLIVKGQREAAKIHNHLPELQKFSNRMREARLTGDHAEFYKASSEMMFYQKKHDVKLMRPLILPLTQAPIFISFFIALREMANLPVPSLKTGGLWWFQDLTLSDPTYILPVVVTATMWCVLELGAETGMQSSDIQWMRNFIRVMPLAVLPVTIHFPTAVFVYWLFSNMFSLTQVACLRIPAVRTVLKIPQRVVHDPSKLAPREGFFQSFKRGWKNAELTHQLQERERRMQNHLELAARGPLQQTYTHNPLLQNEKNHPPATPNSSSSKPKSKRPWRDTLG comes from the exons ATGGCGATGGGATTGATGTGCGGGCGCAGGGAGCTTGTGCGCCTGCTACGTCCCCAGGGTCAG TTCCACCGCGTCGCAGGGCTGTCGCACTGGCCCCAGCAGCCGCCGGGCTTGGGGCTCCTGCTGCCCGCGGGGCAGAGCCGCGGGCGACCCCACCATGGCCTGCTCGCAGCCCTCGGGCCGCGCTGCCTCAGCACCTCGGTGGTGGCGTTTGCAGAAGCTCAG ATCCAAGCCCCTCCTGTCATTCCTGCAGCTCCATCGCCCTCAGCAGTACCTGAGGTGGCTTCTGGAGATACGGCAGATGTCATCCAAGCCGCTGCTGAGCAGACCTTCGCTGAACTGGGCCTGGGCTCATACACCCCAGTGGGACTGATCCAGAACTTACTGGAAGCTATGCACGTTAACCTGGGCCTCCCCTGGTGGGGGGCCATTGCTGCAT GCACGGTCCTTGCCCGCTGCCTGGTGTTTCCTCTCATCGTGAAGGGCCAGCGAGAGGCAGCCAAGATCCACAACCACTTGCCAGAGCTGCAGAAGTTCTCCAATCGGATGCGAGAGGCCCGGTTGACAGGGGACCACGCCGAGT TTTACAAGGCCTCCTCAGAGATGATGTTTTACCAGAAAAAGCATGATGTCAAACTCATGAGACCTCTCATTCTACCTCTGACGCAG GCCCCAATCTTCATCTCCTTCTTCATTGCCTTGAGAGAAATGGCCAACCTCCCTGTGCCCAGCCTGAAGACCGGGGGCCTTTGGTGGTTCCAGGATCTCACGCTTTCCGACCCCACATACATACTGCCTGTGGTAGTCACGGCTACAATGTGGTGTGTCCTGGAG TTAGGTGCTGAGACAGGCATGCAAAGTTCTGACATTCAGTGGATGAGAAATTTTATCCGAGTGATGCCCCTGGCAGTCTTGCCTGTGACTATCCACTTCCCCACG GCAGTGTTCGTGTATTGGCTCTTCTCCAATATGTTTTCCCTGACCCAAGTGGCTTGCCTCCGCATCCCAGCCGTACGCACTGTCCTGAAAATTCCCCAGCGTGTGGTACATGACCCTAGCAAACTAGCTCCGCGGGAAGGCTTCTTTCAAAGCTTTAAGAGAG GCTGGAAGAATGCTGAACTGACCCATCAGCTACAGGAGCGTGAACGGCGCATGCAGAATCACCTGGAGCTAGCAGCCAGGG gTCCCTTACAGCAAACCTATACCCACAACCCGCTGCTCCAGAATGAAAAGAATCACCCGCCCGCTACcccaaacagcagcagcagcaaaccaAAGTCCAAGAGGCCCTGGCGAGACACTCTGGGCTGA